One Candidatus Atelocyanobacterium thalassa isolate ALOHA genomic window, TTTTCTGATTCATCTAAAACTATTTCTAAATCTCTAGTCGTTTCAAATCCTAAAGAGACAATCTCATGGCCAGAACTAATTAGTTGACGACGTAAGTACTTATCCATAATTAATGCCGCATAACGATCAATGTTAACGGCAGAGACTGTTCTATCAAGCAATTGAGTTAATTTATCAATTCCACCTATTTTCTCTAATAATAAATGATCTTCTAAAACACTTTTAACTGTTAAAAAGTCAGTAGGCTTTCCTTGACTATGTAACTTTAAGGCAGCTTCATAAATTTCTTGATGTGCTCTTACATAAAACGATTCTGGAGTTATTAGGTCTACAATTCTTCCCATAGCTTCAGGATCGAGTAAGATTCCGCCTAGAATAGACTCTTCAGCTTCGATATTTTGAGGAGGAATATTGTTATTAGTCATAATTAATAAGAGTATAAGCGAATTAATTTTATTGGACTTCAGTTATTTATATATAAATCTCAAATAATTATCATCGAAACTAAATTGATTAAACCACTTGAATGAAAAATATAGATTAATATTATTCAGATATAAACTTAATTAAGTGTTAATCAATTCATTCTTAAAATTGGACTTCATAATCTAAGCTTAAGAAACTAGAAATTTGACAATAGAAATTTTTAAAATGTCATAACTGGTTAAATAGTAACAGAGTTATAAATAGTATACTAAAGGTTCTTGAAGTATGAAAAAACTATTTTGGCAACTTTTTAGAGCAAAAATTGTAAAATAGTTTAGTAGTAGATTATCATGATTTTAATAAGATTAGTTTCTCTAACAAAGATAATTCTCAACAAGCTTGTCATATAAAGAATTAGTAAAAAAATTATTAATTTTTTAGTTACTACTATCTAACTCCAGAGCAATAATTCTATAAAGGTTATTTCAAATAATAAGAAATATCATCATAAAATGCTTATACATAAGCTATTAATTCGTACGGTAAATTTGAATGATTAAGTAATTGTTCTAAAAGTCTTTAACTATTTAGATTGATTTATTCCTGATAAAAAATTACGAACTAAGCGAGCCATAGTTTTCTGTGCAAATCCATCAATAATTTCTGCTCCTATTCGTTTAGTCTCTTGTTTTTTTAGTAGTTTAATTAATAAAGAAGACACATGTATAGCTTTAAAATCAGGTAAATCATTTAAGATTATCAGAATATTTTTTAAATGCTTTAAACTATCGTCATTTTTTAATTGCTGAACACTATTTTGCCTTGTTAGACCTATCTGTTTACGGATTATCATAGATAAATCAAACCAGATTCGATGACTGAGAATATCTACAGAATCAATTATTTCATGAATTAATCGTTCTCGAATAAATTCTCCTTGTGGAGAAAAAATAAAATCTGCAATTTGGTCAAATACTAGTTCAATATCATCGCTTTGAAAATTTTGTGCATTTATCATTAGACTCTCTAACCTATTCCAACGTAGATTTCCGTCTTTAAATAATAAATCTTTCAAAGATATTCTTAATTCAGGTGAAGAATCAGTTAATAGACGTTTAGCAACATATGAATATGCTTTACTCAATACTTTGAAGTTAGGATCAATTCCAATCGCTATACCTTCAAGGGTTACCATTGATCTTAAAATTAATGCATAATAAGCAGGAACTTTAAAAGGAAAGTCATACATTATATTTGACATCTGATCAGTAATGTTCTTGAAGTTCAATTCAGCTACACTTGAACCTAAAGCATTACTAAATATTTCTTTTAAAGCAATTGTGATGGGAGTTAAATCTACTTCAGGCTCCAAAAAACCTAATTTTACATAATCATGAGCTAAAGCATCAAAATCTCTATTGACTAAGTGAACAACTGCTTCTATAAAACCATATCTTTGATAACTCTCAATACGACTCATCATTCCAAAATCAAGATAAGCTAATTTACCGTCTTTCATTGCTAGTAAATTACCAGGATGAGGATCTGCATGAAAAAGACCATATTCGAGCAACTGACACAAAGAACAATGAACGCCTATCTCTACTAAATGTGTTGCTTCAATTCCTTGAGCCTGAATTTCTTCTATATGAGTTAATTTTGTTCCTTCAATCCATTCCATTGTCAACACCCTTCTGGCCGTATACTTCCAATGAATTTTAGGAACATAGATCTCTGGTAAATGACTATAATGCCTAGCAAATTCTTCAGCATTATTTCCTTCTTTAACATAATCAATCTCTTCAAAAATACGTTCAGCCAATTCATCCGTAATAGCTACTAAATCAGAATGAATAAAAGAGAAATGATTCTGTAACCAATGAGAAATATGTCGAAGAATATAAATATCTAGTGTAATGCAGTGAAGTAGTCCGGGTCTTTGTACTTTAATCGCAACTAGCTCTCCTGTTGCTAATTTTCCTTTATATACTTGGCCTAATGAAGCAGCAGCTATAGGTGTATCTGATAGCTCTTGATAAATTGATTGAGCACTATGGCCTAATTCTTCCTTGATGAAACGATAAGCTATTTCATCAGGAAAAGATGGCAGTTTATCCTGTAAACAAGTTAACTCATTTAAATAAACTGGAGGAACTAAGTCAGGTCGAGTGGACAAAGCCTGGCCAATCTTAATATAAGTTGGACCTAATTTAGTTAAAATTTCTCTTAAATGAATCGCCTGATTAATATCTTCTTTAATATTTTTGCCTATTAATCTGCCCCACCATAATTTAAAGGTAAAAGATGAAAAGGAAGAAAGAAGAAGAATCAATCGTTTAGCAACCTTAAAGATGTGTTTGCGATAATATTTATTGATTGCTTCTGGATTATACCGGTAGTTTTTCTCGATATAATTATCTAAATCTTCTTTACTTTCTTTAAAGGGATGATTAGAGTATATGTTTATTTTAGCTATTTTAAAATTCAAGTTCTCTAGAAAAAGAATTGAATGGAGCATAAGATCTATCCCACGAAATTATAGGAATTATTCCGTAAACTATTGTAACAATTTTTGTTTATTAATTAAAACTATTAAGAAAGTTTAATCTTTCTTCAATATTTATGATTACATAAATATTGGTTTAAGTCTTTTTATAGCTTTGATGCTAGAGTTGGAATAATGTTAGGAAATATAAATTTTCCGTCGATTTTAAGTAACTGTCTTTGGTTAAACAATTCTTGCACTAATATTGTTAGTAATGTAAGAATTGTTTTTTATGTTATTGAAACCGTAAATAATTTATAGTTTCTTTACATACATTAAAAATTATTTATTTACATCTCTCAAAGTATTATTAAATAAAACAAAAAGATTATTATGGATATTCCAAAAAAATAATAACCTTATCATTTTTTTTGAAAACCATTTTAATAATAAAAAAATACATCATAAAGAAATAAAACATGGTTAAACGAACATTATTACAAAGAAAAGGTGTCTTAATTATCTGCATGATTTTTTTGCAACTATTTACTTTAAAGTATTCGCCGAAAATAATTGCTCAATCTTCTTCTACAGAGATTGATGACAGTGTTGTTATTAAGGATGAACAGCTAAAAAAATTCACTGTAGCTATTAAAAGCTTACAAATAATTGATAAAACAACTCAACTAGAAATACTGAAAGTTATGGAAAAGATGGAAATGTCTCCAGAAGAATTTATGAAAATTGGGCAACAAGAAAAAAACAAACTCAGCCCTAATATAGAAAAACAAACTAAGTTTGAAGAAACCCTCAATATCATTAAAAAAATTAATGAAGAAGATCGTTTAAAGAAACGAGAAGCTATAAAAAATGCAGGGTTAGAAGTTTCCCAATTTAATAAAATCGGGAAACTGGTTGAAAGTGATCCGAAATTACAGAAGGTAGTTGTAAGACTTTTAGGAACTTAAGGCTGATTTAACAATAATTAGGAAATATAATGGGTCGCCTGGGATTCGAACCCAAGACCATTCGGTTAAAAGCCGAGTGCTCTACCGCTGAGCTAGCGACCCTATTACTTTTGTAACATTCACAAACATAACACAATCTTTTGTAAATAACAATAGCTATCTAAGAAAATTTTATCGTTTTTAGCTTACTAAACAATAACCAAATCTATAAATTAGTTAAATAAAAAGATATATATGCACTACCTAGGGGAACCGTTAAGTTATCAATCCCAAAGCTGGAAAATATTTCGAGTACTGTGGCAACTATGGAAGTGATTAGAGATATTGTGAAAATTTTTGAAGACGGCTCCCCTACAAAAAAGAGGACTATACTACAAACAACAAAGCTTACCCCCATCATTGCAAGAGATCCTTCCCAACTTTTGTTAACATTTAATATCTGGTAAGTATGTTTCCCAAATTTTTGTCCAATAACGGCTGCCATACCATCACCCCAGGTCATTGTTAGAATACCGATAACTACATACTGGATTTCTTTTTGATGCCAGAAGAAATAACTTAAAATACCAATGCTACATGCATAGAACAATGTTCCAAAACTTATTCTTTTTATGTCATTTATACTAGGAAAAAGAGAAGAAACATAAGAGGTTAGAACTAATATCATAGATATTACAGAACCTATTATTAATATCCATGCAGGTAGTTGTGATTTCCATGCAATTAAAATTACATTACCAGAAGCAATATGGACAATTTTTCTAGTAATTTCCGTTCTTATATTCCAAGAATGTTTTAAAAATTCAGCTATTGCAAGTACAGTGATTAAATAAGAAATAATTAGAAAGATAGGAAAGCAAAAGGGATATAAAGCATCAATAAAAGAAGAAAAATACAAAATAATCTGAATTTAATTTTTAATCTCTTACGTATTATAACTAAGTAAAGTAGTATATTTATAAACATATATAAATACGACTATTTGCACATGTTTATAAAACATCTATAAAAGTATTGATGAATTTGCTATTCAATATAAAACTAACTTTTAATAAGTCAGTTAAAAATATTAATCTTTTTAAAAGAATTAGGAAATGATATCAATTATTGTAATAGTAGTCCTGTTTATCTAAAAAATAAAAAATATACAAGATATTCAATCTTGACACTTGCCGTTAACTTAATTAATAAAAAAGCAAGTATTATTCAATGCTTCGCATAAAAGCCTTTTATATTCATTATTATTTATCACATACGAGCCAAATCTTTCTAAGTGATTATTCTGTAATTGAACATCAAATAATGTGAATTTTACAGATCTTAAATGCTCTACTAATTTAACCATCGCCACTTTGGAACCATTTGGTATACGGTAGAACATTGATTCTCCTATAAAAGCGCTTCCAATCGCAATTCCTAAAATTCCTCCAGCTAATTGATCCCCCTGCCAAGTCTCAAAACTATGAGCAAAACCATTTAAGTGCAATTGGTAATAGATTTGAATTAATTCAGGAGTTATCCAAGTAGTTTCTCTTTCCGCACAACCTTGACAAACTTCTAAAAATTTTTTATTAATTGAAATTGAAAATTGCTCTTGATTCAAGATACGTTGTAAAGACTTAGGATATCGAAAACGCTCATCTAAAGGGATTAAAGTTCTTTGATAGCTTGAATACCAATTCAATACTTTAAACTCATCACCCATTAAAAAATACCCTTGAGTGTATCCCTTTATAATTAGCTCTAAGTTGTTAATAAGCTTCATCGTATACTTTCATATTTGATTTCTAGCATATGATGAATAAGAGTTTTCTATTTGTAAGGAAAACTCTATGAGACGATATACTGTATTAAAACGATTAATAATATTATTCAATAATAAATACTATTTGAAGAATGATTTAATCATTAATTGAATATAAGTTTCTTTAAACTTTTACTTTGCTAGATTAACGACAGATTTAAGTATGATGTAATATCTACTAAAGATTTAGAGGGTATATTTTCTTATACCCTTATTTTTATCTAAGGATTACCAACTAGATTTAACAACTCCAGGTAATAGTCCTTCATGAGCCCATTCTCTTAAAACGTTACGCGATAAGCCAAAGTCTCTATAGTATCCTCTTGGACGGCCAGTAAGCCAACAGCGGTTCCGATGACGTGTAGGAGCACTATTTCGAGGAAGACGTTGAATTTGGCGGTGAATTTCAATTTTCTCCTCATAATTTTCTGCATTATGAAAAGCTTCTTTCAAAGAGGCTCTTTTCTCAGCATATTTCTGAATCAGACGTTCTTCTTTTTTTTTCTCGTTCGATCATGCTTTTTTTAGCCATAAAACTTCTGATGTAATTTTTCCATTTTAAAATGTACCGTCTCTAATATATCAAAAAATTACCAATAGAAAAGCTTATTCTTATTCTTTTATTAAAAACTTTCTACATTTTAAGTTGTCTTAATGGATTTTTTACTAAATACTTGAAGTATTTAGTAAAATAAAATCTTTTGATATGGGGATAATATGTTCTCGCAAGACAGAAAGAGCTTTAATATACTGAGGATCTGCTTTAGTTCCTACTAAAGTTGGATCATTTTTTAGACGAACTTGTTCTTGCACAGTTAAATCCAAATAAATATTTGGAGTAATTCCTTTATAGTTAATGTCTTTACCACTAGGTGGATAGTAACGAGCAATAGTAACTGCCAAGCCTGAACCATCAGATAATGAATGAACTGATTGTACAGTCCCTTTCCCATAGGTTGTGGTGCCAATTACAGTAGCACGATTATTTTCTTTTAAAGCACCAGCTAATATTTCACTAGCACTTGCAGACCATTTATTAACTAAAACAACTAAAGGTAAACTTGTTAAAGATGTACCGTTGGCTGAAAAATTTTGATTGCCTCCTTTACGATCAATTGTACTGACAATTTTTCCTTTTTCAAGCCAGAGACGAGCAATGTTGACACTCGAAAACAGTAAACCACCAGGATTTCCTCTCAAATCTAAAATAAATCCAGAAACTTCTTGTTTTCTAAGCTCATCAATTGCTTGTTTCATTTGCTCAGTTGCATGCGAACTAAATTCATCAAGCTTAATATATCCTATGCTATGAAGCCTTTCTTCTTGGAGATGATAACTTACAGAAGCAATTTGTATTTGAGTACGTTTAAGAGTAACTTGGAAAATTCCTTTGTCACGACGTGATAATTGTAAGTTAACTTCAGTTCCTAGCTTTCCAAAGATAGCTTCTTGGGCTTGTTCTAGAGTCATTAATGCAGTTGGTTGACCATTAATACGAATTAGACGATCACCACGTTTAAGTCCTGCTTCCATGGCAGGAGAGCTTCTAATTGTTTCTACTACGTATAACTCACTAGTTCTTCTGTCAATTGCCAATCTAATACCAATTCCTGAAAGCTCTCCTGATGTCTGGCTGGTAAGCATAGAGAACTCTTGAGGAGGTAAAAATCGAGTATATGGATCTCCTAACTTTTTTAAAGCTTCACTAATAATTTTGTATGCTTGTTTAGAGTTTTTATATTTTTGAGACAACAATTCTTGTCTTTTCTCTTTCCAGTTAATTCGGTTAAATTCTAAATCTACAAACTCATTGTTCACAATTTGCCAAATTTCGTCTATTACAGCTTTGGGATTGTCCTCAGGGATATCGAAGCCTAAACTAGGAGAAATAACTATCAATGTGGATAATATTCCTACGGTACTACTCCATAACAATGACTTATAAGCATGTAATGATTTTATTGAATATTTCATTTTATAGAATTATTTACATGGTATGAATTTAGTATTGAATAAAAATTAGATAAATTAGTTATGTTGATTATTAAGTATGAGCAGACAATATCTAACTACTAATAATTGTGCAGTACGCTTTTTATTATGTTACATACATGTTATTTCTGGAAATTAAATATTACTTTTTTGTATCGGGATGACAGGATTCGAACCTGTGACATCCTGCTCCCAAAGCAGGCGCGCTACCAAGCTGCGCTACATCCCGTAGTATCACCTTTTGTATTATAACTAATTTTTCTTAATTAGGGTACCAAAACATTCCTTTTATTCCTTCTGGTTCAATTACGAATCCTAAACGACAGTAAAAATCAACTACTTGAGGATCCGCAAAAAGTGTAATATTACTAATATCTTCATTTTTTAAATGTCTGATCATATAGCTTATCATTCCTTTGCCTAATCCTTGACTTTGAAATCTAGGATGAATAACTACATCCCAAATAGTTGCATTAAATGCATGATCTGAAGTTGCGCGAGCAAATCCAATTAGACGTCGCTGGTTTTTTCTAATTTCCCATGCAGAAACTATTATGAAACTGTTTTTTAGCGCTCTTTGGATCTTTCGAAGAGGACGACGGCTCCATCCTACAGAATCGCAAAGTTCTTCTAAATCATGTAAATCAATTTTTCTTTCTTTTGTAAAGAAAATACGAGATTGGACTGTGTTCTTTTTTCTCAAATTTATTTTTTTCGATAACGAGGTGGATTTAGTCTCAATATTTGAATTGATATTATTAAACAATCGTTTCTAAAAGAACATTAAACGGGAAATAAAGCTTTATTTTAAGTAAGTATCTAACGCAAAATTAATAATCTATAGTAACAACTTTTAGTTTATTAATTTAAGAATATTTCAATAGTATTCTGTAATATCTTTATACCATAAAATTGATTTTATGGTACAAAACATCTATCTTTTATAAATAATAGTAGTGAACACCTACATAAGTAATATTGATATTACAGTGTGAATATAAGCAAAATCTTTTTTAACAGTAATCAAATATCGATTAAGCTAAGATAAAAACGCTTTTTCTGGCGAATACTAAATATATAGTTCTTAATGTAAAATAATTTATATTATCTTTATTTAAGGATATGAAATTACGCTAATTTGTAAAAATATTTTGAGTAATTATTTAATAGCGTCTTAAATAAAATTCTAAGAATGTAAAGTCAGCAATATGTTAATAATCAATCCTTGTAAAAAGACGTTTTTTATAATCTATTTTTTATAAAAATATGATATCGTAATGGACAATAAATATAATTACTATATTTTTAAGAATTAATATGAAACATTTTAAAGAAGAATGGATCGAAGACTGGTGTGAGCAAAATGGTTGGACTGATTTAACAAGAGAAAGTCAAACTAGCTATTGGGCTTTTCCCCCTAGTGCAGTGATGCCAGAACCCATACCTTTTAATGTGTTACAGTCGATCAAAAACAATAATGGATTTTGTTCTGAAGAAAAACTTTGGTTATTTTCAGCTATTACAATTTCACTAGTATCTGTTTTTCTAAGTTATTGGATTAAAAGCCCTGTACCAGCACTTTTAGCTTTCGCCTTTGATGCTTTCATTTTTGCTAACTTAGAATTTGAAGAATTTTGATGAATCCAGATTTAATTAAATCCTAGAAAAATTATTCAGCTCTGTTAATTTTTGTCTCCGACAGTTTCAATATTAAAATTTTTCTGCAAATTTTAATCGAATACTTATTTGTTTATTCTTACTATTTTCAATAAAAACAGACAGATCTTAATCTGTCTGTTTTTAAAAACTAATTAACTTGTTTTTAAACAATTTTAAAAGTTCATATCAGCTGCTTGAACTCGTTCTACTTGCTTCTTCTTAATAACTAAGAGAATTTGTACTAACATTATTCCAGCTAGGAAAAGCATTAGACCTTTTATACGATCTGGATTTTGTAAAACAACTTCCGTATCTTTTTGTCCAAAGCCACCTACATTTGGATTGTTAGTTAGAGGTTGTCCAGCTTCAACTTCATTTCCTTCGGAAACAATTAGTTCAGGCCCTGCAGGTATTTTTTCCTCAATGTTGCCGTCAGAAGTAGCAATAGTTACGTTATGTCCACCATCTTCTTGATCGATAATTTGAGTAATATTTCCTGCTTGTGAAGCTTTGAAAACATTATTGTTACTTAATTGTCCAGTTGGATATACTTGTCCACGACCACGATTAGCACCTAGATGAACTTGATACTTGCCGAAATGGATATTTTTATCAACAGCAGGACTAGGAGATAATACTGGAAAAATAATTTCCTGATATTCTTCTCCAGGCAGAGGACCTACAAGAACAACATTTTCTTGATCTTCACGATAGCTTTGAAAGAAGACACTACCCATTTCTTCTTTAAGTTCTTCAGAGATTCGTTCAGGAGGAGCAATTTTAAAACCTTCTGGTAACATTAAAACAGCTCCTACATTAAGTCCTCCTTTAGAACCATCCCCAAGTATCTGTTGTGAATTTAGATCATAAGGAATTTTAACAACAGCTTTAAAAACTGTGTCAGGTAAAACGGAATGTGGGATTTCTACTTCAGCAGGTTTTTGTCCTAGATGGCAGTTAGCACAGACAATTTTTCCTGTAGCTTCTCTAGGAGTCTCTGGAGCAGTTTCTTGGGCCCAAAAGGGATAAGCAGTTGCAGTTTGAGTAAAAACAAAACAATTACAAATCAGCAAAACAATTGTCGTCACTCCTAATAAAAATGACTTTAGTAAAGTTTGCTTACCTGTAGACCAAATTGCCGAAAAATCGGATATTCTCATTGCTCAGTCAAATTATATAATTCTTAAACAGTAAAATGGAAACTTAAATTTAAGTCCACCATGGAGATTTGTCAGTACGAAAATCAGTTTCTGCCCAGTTAGAGAACATGACTTTATCATCTTCGTCCACATTAACGTGAGCTAATGCTAGTGAAAGAGGAGCAGGACCACGAACTACTTTACCTCTGGCATCGTAC contains:
- a CDS encoding DUF4168 domain-containing protein gives rise to the protein MVKRTLLQRKGVLIICMIFLQLFTLKYSPKIIAQSSSTEIDDSVVIKDEQLKKFTVAIKSLQIIDKTTQLEILKVMEKMEMSPEEFMKIGQQEKNKLSPNIEKQTKFEETLNIIKKINEEDRLKKREAIKNAGLEVSQFNKIGKLVESDPKLQKVVVRLLGT
- the petA gene encoding cytochrome f; its protein translation is MRISDFSAIWSTGKQTLLKSFLLGVTTIVLLICNCFVFTQTATAYPFWAQETAPETPREATGKIVCANCHLGQKPAEVEIPHSVLPDTVFKAVVKIPYDLNSQQILGDGSKGGLNVGAVLMLPEGFKIAPPERISEELKEEMGSVFFQSYREDQENVVLVGPLPGEEYQEIIFPVLSPSPAVDKNIHFGKYQVHLGANRGRGQVYPTGQLSNNNVFKASQAGNITQIIDQEDGGHNVTIATSDGNIEEKIPAGPELIVSEGNEVEAGQPLTNNPNVGGFGQKDTEVVLQNPDRIKGLMLFLAGIMLVQILLVIKKKQVERVQAADMNF
- a CDS encoding ABC1 kinase family protein, whose protein sequence is MLHSILFLENLNFKIAKINIYSNHPFKESKEDLDNYIEKNYRYNPEAINKYYRKHIFKVAKRLILLLSSFSSFTFKLWWGRLIGKNIKEDINQAIHLREILTKLGPTYIKIGQALSTRPDLVPPVYLNELTCLQDKLPSFPDEIAYRFIKEELGHSAQSIYQELSDTPIAAASLGQVYKGKLATGELVAIKVQRPGLLHCITLDIYILRHISHWLQNHFSFIHSDLVAITDELAERIFEEIDYVKEGNNAEEFARHYSHLPEIYVPKIHWKYTARRVLTMEWIEGTKLTHIEEIQAQGIEATHLVEIGVHCSLCQLLEYGLFHADPHPGNLLAMKDGKLAYLDFGMMSRIESYQRYGFIEAVVHLVNRDFDALAHDYVKLGFLEPEVDLTPITIALKEIFSNALGSSVAELNFKNITDQMSNIMYDFPFKVPAYYALILRSMVTLEGIAIGIDPNFKVLSKAYSYVAKRLLTDSSPELRISLKDLLFKDGNLRWNRLESLMINAQNFQSDDIELVFDQIADFIFSPQGEFIRERLIHEIIDSVDILSHRIWFDLSMIIRKQIGLTRQNSVQQLKNDDSLKHLKNILIILNDLPDFKAIHVSSLLIKLLKKQETKRIGAEIIDGFAQKTMARLVRNFLSGINQSK
- the aat gene encoding leucyl/phenylalanyl-tRNA--protein transferase; amino-acid sequence: MKLINNLELIIKGYTQGYFLMGDEFKVLNWYSSYQRTLIPLDERFRYPKSLQRILNQEQFSISINKKFLEVCQGCAERETTWITPELIQIYYQLHLNGFAHSFETWQGDQLAGGILGIAIGSAFIGESMFYRIPNGSKVAMVKLVEHLRSVKFTLFDVQLQNNHLERFGSYVINNNEYKRLLCEALNNTCFFIN
- a CDS encoding diacylglycerol/polyprenol kinase family protein: MYFSSFIDALYPFCFPIFLIISYLITVLAIAEFLKHSWNIRTEITRKIVHIASGNVILIAWKSQLPAWILIIGSVISMILVLTSYVSSLFPSINDIKRISFGTLFYACSIGILSYFFWHQKEIQYVVIGILTMTWGDGMAAVIGQKFGKHTYQILNVNKSWEGSLAMMGVSFVVCSIVLFFVGEPSSKIFTISLITSIVATVLEIFSSFGIDNLTVPLGSAYISFYLTNL
- a CDS encoding GNAT family N-acetyltransferase, with product MRKKNTVQSRIFFTKERKIDLHDLEELCDSVGWSRRPLRKIQRALKNSFIIVSAWEIRKNQRRLIGFARATSDHAFNATIWDVVIHPRFQSQGLGKGMISYMIRHLKNEDISNITLFADPQVVDFYCRLGFVIEPEGIKGMFWYPN
- the ctpB gene encoding carboxyl-terminal processing protease CtpB; this encodes MKYSIKSLHAYKSLLWSSTVGILSTLIVISPSLGFDIPEDNPKAVIDEIWQIVNNEFVDLEFNRINWKEKRQELLSQKYKNSKQAYKIISEALKKLGDPYTRFLPPQEFSMLTSQTSGELSGIGIRLAIDRRTSELYVVETIRSSPAMEAGLKRGDRLIRINGQPTALMTLEQAQEAIFGKLGTEVNLQLSRRDKGIFQVTLKRTQIQIASVSYHLQEERLHSIGYIKLDEFSSHATEQMKQAIDELRKQEVSGFILDLRGNPGGLLFSSVNIARLWLEKGKIVSTIDRKGGNQNFSANGTSLTSLPLVVLVNKWSASASEILAGALKENNRATVIGTTTYGKGTVQSVHSLSDGSGLAVTIARYYPPSGKDINYKGITPNIYLDLTVQEQVRLKNDPTLVGTKADPQYIKALSVLREHIIPISKDFILLNTSSI